In Desulfofustis limnaeus, the genomic stretch TGGAACTGGATGGATGTATCGAGGTGCTTCCCGGCGATCGGTTGTGCCGGATCACTGGTGCCGGACGAGAACCGGCTTGATGAGAACCGCCTATGGGTACGGGGCAACAGGTCCGAGTCGGTCGTCCCCGGGCAGACAGGAATACGAAAAGAGGGATGCTCATGAAAGAGGTGTTGATCGCACCATCAATTTTGTCGGCTGATTTCGCCGAACTGGGACAAGAGATACGAGCGGTGGTTGATGCGGGTGCGGATATCATCCACGTGGATGTCATGGACGGGCATTTTGTGCCGAATATTACCATTGGGCCGTTAATCGTCGAGGCGGCCCGGCGGGTCACCGACAAACCGCTGGATGTCCATTTGATGATCAGTGATGCCGATCGGTACGTGGATCGCTTTGCCGATGCCGGGGCCGACTGGATCACGGTTCATGCCGAGGCCTGTCCGCACCTGCAGCGGACGGTGACGAGGATTCGCGAACGGGGTCTGCGAGCGGGCGTGGTCCTGAACCCGGCGACTTCTCTGAGCGTTCTCGATTACATCCTGGCCGACATCGATCTGGTCATGTTGATGGCGGTCAACCCGGGTTTCGGCGGCCAGTCTTTCATCCCATCCACGTTGGAAAAAATCGCCCGACTCAGGGAGATGATCGATCGCCGTGGCCTGGAGGTGGGGATCGAGGTTGACGGTGGTGTCGGACCACAAAGCATTTACGCCATCGCTCGTGCCGGGGCCACTATCTTCGTTGCCGGATCGGCAATTTACGGGGCGCCATCCTATACGGCGGTGATTGCCGAGATGCGTGCCGAAGCGGAGCGGGGCTGGCGGGATCGGGCGGCAACGACAGAGGTGAGCAAGAGGGAGCGGCGGTTATGAACGGTTCAATCATCGATTCACCAGCCTGGCAAAAATTGTCGTTACTGGCCAGGCAGCCTTACGATTTGACTAAACCCGGGGCCTTGAGTGCGGATAATCGACTGGCTTCGTTTACCGCGACGTCCGCCGGTTTGCGACTGCTCTTTGCCACCCAGCGGGTGGATGGTCAGGTTCTCGCAGCCTTGCAACACCTGGCCGATGAACAGAACCTCATCGGTCGGCTGCGGGAGATGAAGGCCGGTG encodes the following:
- the rpe gene encoding ribulose-phosphate 3-epimerase — translated: MKEVLIAPSILSADFAELGQEIRAVVDAGADIIHVDVMDGHFVPNITIGPLIVEAARRVTDKPLDVHLMISDADRYVDRFADAGADWITVHAEACPHLQRTVTRIRERGLRAGVVLNPATSLSVLDYILADIDLVMLMAVNPGFGGQSFIPSTLEKIARLREMIDRRGLEVGIEVDGGVGPQSIYAIARAGATIFVAGSAIYGAPSYTAVIAEMRAEAERGWRDRAATTEVSKRERRL